The stretch of DNA TCTGTAATAAATTTAATTTGCTCATCGTCTAATTCTGTGTGCATTGGCAATGCAATAACTTCATCACACAATTGATTGGTTACTCCGAAATCTTCTTCTTTATAACGAGAATCTAAATACGCTTTTTGTTTATGTAGAGGAATTGGATAATAAATAGCACAAGGAATTCCTTTTTCTTGTAAATGAGCTAACAATCCATCTCTTTTTCCATTTAGAACTCTAAATACATATTGATGGAAAACATGGCAATCACAATTCTCGCAAATGGTTGGCACCCACAAATTAGTATTTACACCTAAAGCAACCGAATACTTTCTTGCTGCTTCTTGTCTTGCTTTATTGTACGTATCTAAGTGTGGCAATTTAGCCTTTAGAACACCTGCTTGAATACTATCTAAACGTGAATTCACTCCCACTACATCGTGATGATAACGAACATACATACCGTGATTTACAATTCCTCTTAACGTATGTGCTAATTCATCATCATTTGTAAAAATTGCACCACCATCACCATAACATCCTAGGTTTTTTGAAGGAAAAAATGAAGTTGCTCCAACATGGCCTATAGTTCCAACTTTTTGTTTTTTTCCATCTTTATTGGTGTAATCTGCACCGATAGCTTGGGCGTTATCTTCAATA from Flavobacterium haoranii encodes:
- a CDS encoding DegT/DnrJ/EryC1/StrS family aminotransferase, which codes for MRKLQMVDLKSQYEKIKDEVNASIQEVLDTNTYINGPLVHQFQADLEKYLGVKHVIPCANGTDALQIAMMGLGLKPGDEVITADFTFAATVEVIALLQLTPVLVDVDMNNMNISIEAIKKAITPKTKAIVPVHLFGRAANMDAIMEIANEHNLYVIEDNAQAIGADYTNKDGKKQKVGTIGHVGATSFFPSKNLGCYGDGGAIFTNDDELAHTLRGIVNHGMYVRYHHDVVGVNSRLDSIQAGVLKAKLPHLDTYNKARQEAARKYSVALGVNTNLWVPTICENCDCHVFHQYVFRVLNGKRDGLLAHLQEKGIPCAIYYPIPLHKQKAYLDSRYKEEDFGVTNQLCDEVIALPMHTELDDEQIKFITDSVLEYV